A region of Piscinibacter gummiphilus DNA encodes the following proteins:
- the nusA gene encoding transcription termination factor NusA, giving the protein MNRELLMLVDAISREKSVDREVVFGAVEAALASASKKLHGGEVDIRVTVDRESGDYETFRRWHVVPDEAGLQLPDSEILHFEALEQIADIEVDDYIEEPVESVTIGRIGAQAAKQVILQKIRDAEREQLLTDFLSRGDKIFVGTVKRLDKGDVIVESGRIEGRLKRGEMIPKENLRSGDRVRAFIAEVDPTLRGPQILLSRSAPGFMIELFAQEVPEIEQGLLEIKSCARDPGSRAKIAVISHDKRVDPIGTCVGVRGSRVNSVTNELAGERVDIVLWSEDPAQFVIGALAPANVQSIVVDEERHAMDVVVDEENLAIAIGRGGQNVRLASEMTGWRINIMTAEESQAKQSEESDSLRKLFVEKLDVDVEVADILISEGFGSLEEVAYVPMQEMLEIEGFDEDTVNELRTRAKDALLTMEIVREEKMEDVSQNLRDLDGLSPELIAKLSDGGVHTRDDLADLAVDELTEMTGVDETQAKALIMKAREHWFTT; this is encoded by the coding sequence ATGAACCGCGAACTGTTGATGCTGGTAGACGCCATCTCGCGCGAGAAGAGCGTGGATCGGGAAGTGGTGTTCGGCGCCGTGGAAGCGGCGCTCGCCTCGGCCAGCAAGAAGCTGCATGGTGGCGAGGTCGACATCCGCGTGACCGTGGACCGGGAGAGCGGTGACTACGAGACCTTCCGTCGCTGGCACGTGGTGCCGGACGAAGCCGGCCTGCAACTGCCGGATTCGGAAATCCTGCACTTCGAGGCGCTCGAGCAGATCGCGGACATCGAGGTCGACGATTACATCGAGGAACCGGTGGAGTCCGTCACCATCGGCCGCATCGGTGCGCAGGCCGCCAAGCAGGTCATCCTGCAGAAGATCCGTGATGCCGAGCGCGAGCAGCTGCTCACCGACTTCCTGTCGCGCGGCGACAAGATCTTCGTCGGCACCGTCAAGCGCCTGGACAAGGGCGACGTGATCGTCGAGTCCGGCCGCATCGAAGGCCGCCTCAAGCGCGGCGAGATGATCCCGAAGGAAAACCTCCGTTCGGGCGACCGCGTGCGTGCGTTCATCGCCGAGGTGGATCCCACCCTGCGCGGTCCGCAGATCCTGCTGTCGCGCAGCGCGCCCGGCTTCATGATCGAGCTGTTCGCGCAGGAAGTGCCCGAGATCGAGCAGGGCCTGCTCGAGATCAAGTCGTGTGCCCGTGACCCGGGTTCGCGCGCCAAGATCGCCGTGATCTCGCACGACAAGCGGGTCGACCCCATCGGCACCTGTGTCGGCGTGCGCGGTTCGCGTGTCAACAGCGTGACGAACGAGCTCGCCGGCGAGCGCGTCGACATCGTCCTGTGGTCGGAAGATCCGGCCCAGTTCGTGATCGGCGCCCTGGCCCCGGCCAACGTGCAGTCGATCGTGGTCGACGAAGAGCGCCACGCCATGGACGTGGTGGTCGACGAGGAAAACCTCGCGATCGCCATCGGCCGCGGCGGCCAGAACGTGCGCCTCGCGTCCGAGATGACCGGCTGGCGCATCAACATCATGACGGCCGAGGAATCGCAGGCGAAGCAGAGCGAGGAATCGGACAGCCTGCGCAAGCTGTTCGTCGAGAAGCTCGACGTCGACGTGGAAGTCGCCGACATCCTGATCTCCGAAGGTTTCGGCAGCCTCGAGGAAGTGGCCTACGTCCCGATGCAGGAAATGCTCGAGATCGAAGGCTTCGACGAAGACACCGTGAACGAGCTGCGCACCCGCGCGAAGGACGCCCTGCTGACGATGGAAATCGTCCGCGAGGAAAAGATGGAAGACGTGTCGCAGAACCTGCGCGACCTGGACGGCCTGTCGCCGGAACTGATCGCGAAGCTGTCGGACGGGGGTGTCCACACCCGGGACGACCTCGCCGACCTGGCCGTCGACGAACTGACCGAAATGACCGGCGTGGATGAAACCCAGGCCAAGGCGCTGATCATGAAGGCGCGCGAACACTGGTTCACCACCTGA
- a CDS encoding extracellular catalytic domain type 1 short-chain-length polyhydroxyalkanoate depolymerase has product MTPSSRRLLLLLALAALPLAASAADRRTLVHDGIERHYTVRVPERLPEGRVPLVLVLHGGAGNAENAEEMTGFTAKARREGFIVVYPEGTGRFEHRFLAWNAVHCCGPAMTGKVDDTGFVRALLDRLAADLPVDTRRVYATGLSNGGMMVHRLGIALPDRFAAIAPVVATVFGDEPRPASPVAALMINGALDTSVPPAGGPPGGRVTSAWDGTPTRPAQAQGDFWAAANGCAPAPDERVDGTVTRWQYRCTPGREVEVLLVGDNGHAWPGGRPGSLRGDRPSRTFDATDAIWSFFKAHTK; this is encoded by the coding sequence ATGACCCCCTCCTCCCGCCGCCTACTCCTCCTGCTCGCCCTCGCCGCACTGCCCCTCGCGGCCTCCGCCGCCGACCGCCGCACGCTGGTCCACGACGGCATCGAACGCCACTACACCGTCCGCGTGCCCGAACGGCTGCCTGAGGGACGGGTGCCGCTCGTGCTGGTCCTGCACGGCGGGGCCGGGAACGCGGAGAACGCCGAGGAGATGACCGGGTTCACCGCGAAGGCGCGGCGCGAGGGGTTCATCGTGGTCTACCCCGAAGGCACCGGGCGCTTCGAGCACAGGTTCCTCGCGTGGAACGCCGTGCATTGCTGCGGCCCGGCGATGACCGGCAAGGTGGACGACACGGGCTTCGTCCGTGCGCTGCTGGACCGGCTCGCCGCCGACCTGCCCGTGGACACGCGGCGCGTCTACGCGACGGGCCTCTCGAACGGCGGGATGATGGTGCACCGCCTCGGCATCGCGCTGCCCGACCGGTTCGCGGCCATCGCCCCCGTGGTCGCCACCGTGTTCGGCGACGAACCCCGGCCCGCCTCGCCGGTGGCCGCGCTGATGATCAACGGCGCGCTCGACACGTCGGTGCCGCCGGCCGGCGGGCCGCCCGGCGGCCGCGTCACCAGCGCCTGGGACGGCACGCCCACGCGGCCGGCGCAGGCCCAGGGTGACTTCTGGGCCGCCGCGAACGGCTGCGCACCGGCCCCCGACGAACGTGTCGACGGCACCGTGACCCGCTGGCAGTACCGCTGCACGCCGGGCCGAGAGGTGGAGGTGCTGCTCGTCGGCGACAACGGCCACGCCTGGCCCGGCGGGCGGCCGGGCAGCCTGCGGGGCGATCGGCCGAGCCGCACGTTCGACGCCACCGACGCCATCTGGTCCTTCTTCAAGGCCCACACGAAGTAG
- the fabI gene encoding enoyl-ACP reductase FabI: MGFLAGKRFLITGVLSNRSIAYGIAKACHREGAELAFSYVGERFKDRVSEFAAEFDSKLVYDCDVADDAQIDAMFAQLGEAWPQFDGVVHSIGFAPREAIAGDFLEGLSREAFRVAHDISSYSFPALAKAALPRLRPGSALLTLTYLGALRSMPSYNTMGLAKASLEASVRYLAASLGPKGIRVNGISAGPIKTLAASGIKGFGKMLEMTAQSPLGRNVTIEDVGNAAAFLLSDLAAGITSEITYVDGGFSQTALAGMTE; encoded by the coding sequence ATGGGCTTTCTGGCCGGCAAACGCTTCCTGATCACCGGCGTTCTCTCCAACCGCTCCATCGCCTACGGCATCGCCAAGGCCTGCCACCGCGAAGGCGCCGAGCTCGCGTTCAGCTACGTGGGCGAGCGCTTCAAGGACCGCGTTTCCGAGTTCGCCGCCGAATTCGACTCCAAGCTCGTCTACGACTGCGACGTGGCCGACGACGCCCAGATCGACGCCATGTTCGCCCAGCTGGGCGAAGCCTGGCCCCAGTTCGACGGCGTGGTGCACTCCATCGGCTTCGCCCCGCGCGAGGCCATCGCCGGCGACTTCCTCGAGGGCCTGTCCCGCGAGGCCTTCCGCGTGGCCCACGACATCTCGAGCTACAGCTTCCCGGCCCTCGCCAAGGCCGCCCTGCCCCGCCTGCGCCCCGGCAGCGCCCTGCTGACCCTCACGTACCTGGGCGCGCTGCGCAGCATGCCCAGCTACAACACGATGGGCCTGGCCAAGGCCTCGCTGGAAGCCAGCGTGCGCTACCTCGCCGCCAGCCTCGGCCCGAAGGGCATCCGCGTGAACGGCATCTCGGCCGGCCCCATCAAGACGCTGGCCGCCTCCGGCATCAAGGGCTTCGGCAAGATGCTCGAGATGACGGCGCAGTCGCCGCTGGGCCGCAACGTCACCATCGAGGACGTGGGCAATGCGGCGGCGTTCCTGCTGTCGGATCTGGCGGCGGGCATCACGTCCGAGATCACGTACGTGGACGGTGGGTTCAGCCAGACGGCGCTGGCCGGCATGACGGAGTGA
- a CDS encoding ATP-binding protein: MPRRFPDSLFARLLVLQLGVAVVLLGVFGVLIYVERNVAVARLVAERWAPALRHAAGWPGAAPDPVRSLLRPDAPPAPRLLPPFVTPRMRALYEELGRRGVSVDDASLARSQYGVVLWLRVRSPDGTSTWLGLADAALLPRVPGRFLAALLLTGVFLAAVSWVFTRRLTRPLEALRARMGAYRPGEPLPEPVAAATPEVASIERAYAGLLQRFDQHERERALLLAGVSHDLRGPLTRIRTAADLLPADEASAPWREAIVRNTQAADRLIEGFLDHVRAGELALDQMADLAALAHRVAAATGHGSDVLVVTAPPALALGQTHPLLLERLIANLLDNAFKHGRPPVELHVREEGGRAVIEVLDHGPGIPPDRQAVLVQAFARGDAARGSPGTGLGLAIVARVVERMGGTLAFLPRGARHAVRVELPRHA, from the coding sequence ATGCCGCGCCGGTTCCCCGACAGCCTCTTCGCCCGCCTGCTGGTGCTGCAGCTGGGCGTGGCTGTGGTGCTGCTCGGCGTGTTCGGTGTGCTGATCTACGTGGAGCGCAACGTCGCGGTGGCGCGGCTCGTCGCGGAACGGTGGGCGCCCGCGCTGCGGCATGCGGCGGGCTGGCCGGGCGCCGCGCCCGATCCGGTGCGGTCGCTGCTGCGCCCGGATGCCCCTCCCGCGCCGCGGCTGCTGCCGCCCTTCGTCACGCCCCGCATGCGCGCGCTGTACGAGGAGCTGGGTCGACGCGGCGTGTCGGTCGACGACGCCTCGCTCGCGCGGAGCCAGTACGGCGTGGTGCTCTGGCTGCGGGTGAGGTCACCGGACGGCACGTCGACCTGGCTCGGCCTGGCCGATGCCGCGCTGCTGCCGCGGGTGCCTGGCCGATTCCTCGCGGCGTTGCTGCTGACCGGGGTGTTCCTGGCCGCGGTCAGCTGGGTGTTCACGCGCCGGCTCACGCGGCCCCTGGAGGCGTTGCGCGCTCGGATGGGGGCGTACCGGCCCGGCGAACCCCTTCCCGAGCCGGTCGCCGCGGCGACCCCCGAGGTGGCCTCCATCGAACGCGCGTATGCCGGGCTGCTGCAGCGCTTCGATCAGCACGAACGCGAACGCGCGCTGCTGCTGGCCGGGGTGTCGCACGACCTGCGCGGGCCGCTCACCCGCATCCGCACCGCGGCCGACCTGCTGCCGGCCGACGAGGCGTCGGCCCCATGGCGCGAGGCCATCGTGCGCAACACGCAGGCGGCCGACCGGCTGATCGAAGGCTTCCTCGACCATGTGCGCGCGGGGGAACTGGCGCTGGACCAGATGGCGGACCTCGCCGCGCTGGCGCATCGCGTCGCCGCGGCCACCGGCCACGGGTCCGACGTGCTCGTGGTCACGGCCCCGCCAGCGCTCGCGTTGGGGCAGACCCATCCGCTGCTGCTCGAACGCCTGATCGCCAACCTGCTCGACAACGCGTTCAAGCACGGGAGGCCGCCGGTCGAGCTGCACGTGCGGGAGGAGGGTGGCCGGGCCGTCATCGAGGTCCTCGACCACGGCCCCGGCATCCCGCCGGACCGGCAGGCCGTGCTGGTGCAGGCCTTCGCGCGCGGCGATGCGGCCCGCGGCAGCCCCGGCACGGGCCTCGGACTCGCGATCGTCGCGCGGGTGGTGGAGCGCATGGGCGGGACCCTCGCGTTCCTGCCGCGCGGCGCACGGCACGCGGTGCGGGTCGAGCTGCCCCGGCACGCGTGA
- a CDS encoding DUF1254 domain-containing protein — MDARTMVPTPNADVIYSMSYLDLKKTGPLVVKAPPDVIGMFTDFFQRTLTDVRAVGPDRGRGGLYLLLPPDYTGPVPGGYFAAKSSTYNVFLFFRTIMAKGEGKPDPAPAVKNAETTRVYPLFSVEKDAKAMEFPDASGKRIDMMYPVDLQYFTKLKAFVDYEPVDAIAPELRGVLASIGIVKDQPFSPTARQKELLQKAVTTAPRMIMATRQLGRPDARQLYYKDRQYETAWAGATADWMQESYLDVKQRATFFQVAYSSAPAMTIHTTGAGSKYPLAVRDKDGNFINGSHTYKLRLPPNPPAALFWAVTAYNVTDGTMPETSQLLPSTNSYYDIPKQPDGSVEIWFGPEKPANVADSAYIKTIPGRALLVTLRLYGTEDGFYDQTWKPDDVVKVK, encoded by the coding sequence ATGGACGCCCGCACGATGGTGCCCACGCCCAACGCCGACGTCATCTACTCGATGAGCTACCTGGACCTGAAGAAGACCGGGCCGCTCGTCGTGAAGGCCCCGCCCGACGTGATCGGCATGTTCACCGATTTCTTCCAGCGCACGCTGACCGACGTGCGCGCGGTGGGCCCCGACCGCGGCCGCGGCGGGCTGTACCTGCTGCTGCCGCCCGACTACACCGGACCGGTCCCCGGAGGCTACTTCGCGGCGAAGTCGTCCACGTACAACGTGTTCCTGTTCTTCCGCACCATCATGGCCAAGGGCGAGGGCAAGCCCGACCCGGCCCCGGCCGTGAAGAACGCCGAGACCACGCGGGTCTATCCGCTGTTCTCGGTCGAGAAGGACGCGAAGGCGATGGAGTTCCCGGATGCCAGCGGCAAGCGCATCGACATGATGTATCCGGTCGACCTCCAGTACTTCACGAAGCTCAAGGCGTTCGTCGACTACGAGCCCGTCGACGCCATCGCGCCCGAACTGCGCGGCGTGCTCGCGTCGATCGGCATCGTGAAGGACCAGCCCTTCTCGCCCACCGCGCGCCAGAAGGAACTGCTGCAGAAGGCCGTCACCACGGCACCGAGGATGATCATGGCCACGCGCCAGCTGGGGCGGCCCGACGCCCGGCAGCTGTACTACAAGGACCGCCAGTACGAGACCGCCTGGGCGGGCGCCACCGCCGACTGGATGCAGGAAAGCTACCTCGACGTGAAACAGCGGGCCACGTTCTTCCAGGTGGCGTACTCGTCGGCGCCGGCGATGACGATCCACACGACGGGCGCCGGTTCCAAGTACCCGCTCGCGGTGCGTGACAAGGACGGCAACTTCATCAACGGCAGCCACACCTACAAGCTGCGGCTGCCGCCCAACCCGCCCGCGGCGCTGTTCTGGGCCGTGACCGCGTACAACGTCACCGACGGCACGATGCCCGAGACCTCGCAGCTGCTGCCGTCGACCAACAGCTACTACGACATCCCGAAGCAGCCCGACGGCTCCGTGGAGATCTGGTTCGGGCCGGAGAAGCCCGCGAACGTGGCCGACTCCGCCTACATCAAGACCATCCCGGGGCGGGCACTGCTGGTGACGCTGCGCCTGTACGGCACGGAGGACGGCTTCTACGACCAGACGTGGAAGCCGGACGACGTGGTCAAGGTGAAGTAG
- a CDS encoding DUF2237 family protein: MARNVLGEELVACSYDPLTGFFRDGCCHTRADDSGSHVICAKVTADFLAFSMQRGNDLSTPNPDARFRGLRPGDRWCLCALRWKEALDAGVAPPVVLQSTHERALEFVTLEQLQAHALQKVG, translated from the coding sequence ATGGCCCGCAACGTCCTCGGCGAGGAACTCGTCGCCTGCTCCTACGACCCGCTGACCGGCTTCTTCCGCGACGGCTGCTGCCACACGCGGGCCGACGACAGCGGCAGCCACGTCATCTGCGCGAAGGTCACCGCCGACTTCCTCGCGTTCTCGATGCAGCGCGGCAACGACCTCAGCACCCCCAACCCCGACGCCCGCTTCCGCGGCCTGCGCCCCGGCGACCGCTGGTGCCTGTGCGCGCTGCGCTGGAAGGAAGCGCTCGACGCGGGGGTCGCACCGCCCGTCGTGTTGCAGAGTACGCACGAACGGGCCCTCGAATTCGTCACGCTCGAACAGCTTCAGGCGCACGCCCTGCAAAAGGTAGGGTAG
- a CDS encoding NfeD family protein, translated as MDFSAATFWWVAAGAVVAAELATGTFYLLMIALGLVGAALAAHLGLSVTLQVVTAALVGGGATALWHWRRTVSQPSPQPVAQNRDVNLDIGERVTVAAWEPDHTARVTYRGSSWKARRQPGAPEVTGEHVVQAVEGNWLVVAPLSH; from the coding sequence ATGGACTTTTCAGCCGCGACGTTCTGGTGGGTGGCCGCGGGCGCCGTGGTGGCGGCCGAGCTCGCCACCGGCACCTTCTACCTGCTGATGATCGCCCTCGGGCTCGTCGGCGCGGCGCTCGCCGCGCACCTGGGCCTGTCCGTCACGCTGCAGGTCGTCACCGCGGCGCTGGTCGGCGGCGGCGCCACGGCGCTCTGGCACTGGCGGCGCACGGTCTCGCAGCCCTCGCCGCAGCCGGTCGCCCAGAACCGGGACGTGAACCTCGACATCGGCGAGCGGGTCACCGTGGCCGCCTGGGAACCCGACCACACCGCGCGGGTCACCTACCGGGGCAGTTCCTGGAAGGCCAGGCGCCAGCCGGGCGCACCCGAAGTCACCGGCGAACACGTCGTCCAGGCCGTCGAAGGCAACTGGCTCGTCGTCGCCCCGCTCTCCCACTGA
- the rimP gene encoding ribosome maturation factor RimP: protein MNWQAAVESTVTGLGYELVDCERSPKGLLRVYIDRVANDPAGEYIVVEDCERVTRQLQHVLEVEGIAYERLEVSSPGLDRPLKTAAHYARFAGQEVEVTLVAAFKGRKKYKGLLEALGEGWRLVFNDGKVEQALDFSLGEVKEARLVPVVDFKGKRFQSQPANDAAGAQAEADETDGDRKQ from the coding sequence ATGAACTGGCAAGCCGCTGTAGAAAGCACCGTGACCGGACTGGGGTATGAACTTGTGGACTGCGAACGCAGCCCCAAGGGGCTCCTGCGCGTCTACATCGACCGTGTGGCCAACGATCCGGCCGGCGAATACATCGTCGTCGAGGACTGCGAGCGTGTCACGCGCCAGCTCCAGCACGTGCTGGAGGTCGAGGGCATCGCGTACGAACGGCTCGAGGTGTCCTCGCCGGGGCTCGACCGCCCGCTGAAAACGGCGGCCCACTACGCGCGCTTCGCCGGCCAGGAGGTCGAGGTGACCCTGGTGGCGGCGTTCAAGGGACGAAAGAAATACAAGGGCCTCCTCGAGGCCCTGGGCGAAGGCTGGCGTCTGGTGTTCAACGACGGCAAGGTCGAGCAGGCGCTCGATTTTTCGCTTGGCGAAGTAAAGGAGGCCCGTCTGGTGCCGGTGGTCGATTTCAAGGGCAAGCGATTCCAGTCGCAGCCCGCGAACGACGCTGCGGGTGCACAGGCCGAGGCTGATGAAACTGACGGAGATCGTAAGCAATGA
- a CDS encoding arginine/lysine/ornithine decarboxylase, whose product MSRFQFPIVIIDEDFRSENTSGLGIRALADAIEKEGFEVLGATSYGDLSQFAQQQSRASAFILSIDDNEFADGPELDPAVLNLRKFIQEIRFKNAEIPIYLYGETRTSQHLPNDVLRELHGFIHMFEDTPEFVARHIIREAKSYLDGLAPPFFRALVDYAHDGSYSWHCPGHSGGVAFLKSPVGRMFHQFFGENMLRADVCNSVDELGQLLDHTGPVAESERNAARIFNADHCFFVTNGTSTSNKMVWHHAVAPGDVVVVDRNCHKSILHAIIMTGAVPVFLRPTRNHYGIIGPIPEAEFSKEAIQKKIAANPLLAGVDAKKVKPRILTLTQSTYDGVLYNTETIKHGLDGYIDTLHFDEAWLPHAAFHDFYSTYHAMGRNRPRPKDQLVFATQSTHKLLAGISQASQVLVQDSQSRKLDRHLFNEAYLMHSSTSPQYAIIASCDVAAAMMENPGGMALVEESISEALDFRRAMRKVEKEYDKDWWFKVWGPDKLVKEGVGKASDWVLKAGAKWHGFGDLAEGFNMLDPIKSTIITPGLDMSGKFAKTGIPAAIVTKFLAEHGVVVEKTGLYSFFIMFTIGITKGRWNTLLTAMQQFKDDYDRNAPLWRVLPEFVAAHPRYERMGLRDLSQGIHEAYAKHDIARLTTDMYLSDLQPAMKPSDAFARIAHRQTERVAIDDLEGRITASLVTPYPPGIPLLIPGERFNKKIVDYLRFARAFNAQFPGFDTDVHGLVEEDGDAETHSYYVDCVRDDV is encoded by the coding sequence ATGTCGCGTTTTCAGTTTCCCATCGTCATCATCGACGAAGACTTCCGCTCCGAAAACACCTCGGGTCTGGGGATCCGCGCGCTCGCCGATGCCATCGAGAAGGAAGGTTTCGAGGTGCTCGGCGCCACCAGCTACGGCGACCTGTCCCAGTTCGCCCAGCAGCAGAGCCGCGCCAGCGCGTTCATCCTGTCCATCGACGACAACGAATTCGCCGACGGCCCGGAACTCGACCCGGCCGTGCTGAACCTGCGCAAGTTCATCCAGGAGATCCGGTTCAAGAACGCCGAGATCCCCATCTACCTGTACGGCGAGACGCGCACGTCGCAGCACCTCCCGAACGACGTGCTGCGCGAGCTGCACGGCTTCATCCACATGTTCGAGGACACCCCGGAGTTCGTGGCCCGCCACATCATCCGCGAGGCAAAGAGCTACCTCGACGGCCTGGCGCCGCCGTTCTTCCGTGCGCTGGTCGACTACGCGCACGACGGGTCGTACTCGTGGCACTGCCCGGGCCACTCGGGTGGCGTCGCGTTCCTGAAGAGCCCGGTGGGCCGCATGTTCCACCAGTTCTTCGGCGAGAACATGCTGCGCGCCGACGTCTGCAACAGCGTCGACGAGCTGGGCCAACTGCTGGACCACACGGGCCCGGTGGCCGAGAGCGAGCGCAACGCCGCGCGCATCTTCAACGCCGACCACTGCTTCTTCGTCACGAACGGCACGAGCACCAGCAACAAGATGGTGTGGCACCACGCCGTGGCCCCGGGTGACGTGGTGGTGGTGGACCGCAACTGCCACAAGTCGATCCTGCACGCCATCATCATGACGGGCGCGGTGCCGGTGTTCCTGCGCCCGACGCGCAACCATTACGGCATCATCGGCCCCATCCCCGAGGCCGAGTTCTCGAAGGAAGCCATCCAGAAGAAGATCGCCGCGAACCCGCTGCTGGCCGGCGTGGACGCGAAGAAGGTCAAGCCGCGCATCCTGACGCTCACGCAGAGCACCTACGACGGCGTGCTCTACAACACCGAGACCATCAAGCACGGCCTCGACGGCTACATCGACACGCTGCACTTCGACGAGGCGTGGCTGCCGCACGCGGCCTTCCACGACTTCTACAGCACGTACCACGCGATGGGGCGCAACCGCCCGCGCCCGAAGGACCAGCTCGTGTTCGCCACGCAGTCCACGCACAAGCTGCTCGCCGGCATCAGCCAGGCGTCGCAGGTGCTCGTGCAGGACTCGCAGAGCCGCAAGCTCGATCGCCACCTCTTCAACGAGGCCTACCTGATGCACAGCTCCACGAGCCCGCAGTACGCCATCATCGCCTCGTGCGACGTGGCCGCGGCCATGATGGAGAACCCGGGCGGCATGGCCCTGGTCGAGGAGAGCATCTCCGAGGCGCTCGACTTCCGCCGCGCGATGCGCAAGGTCGAGAAGGAGTACGACAAGGACTGGTGGTTCAAGGTCTGGGGGCCGGACAAGCTCGTCAAGGAGGGTGTGGGCAAGGCGTCCGACTGGGTGCTCAAGGCCGGGGCCAAGTGGCACGGCTTCGGCGACCTGGCCGAGGGCTTCAACATGCTCGACCCCATCAAGAGCACCATCATCACGCCGGGGCTCGACATGTCGGGCAAGTTCGCCAAGACCGGCATCCCGGCCGCCATCGTCACGAAGTTCCTCGCCGAACACGGCGTGGTGGTCGAGAAGACCGGGCTGTACTCGTTCTTCATCATGTTCACCATCGGCATCACGAAGGGCCGCTGGAACACGCTGCTGACCGCGATGCAGCAGTTCAAGGACGACTACGACCGCAACGCCCCGCTGTGGCGCGTGCTGCCCGAGTTCGTGGCCGCGCACCCGCGCTACGAGCGCATGGGCCTGCGCGACCTGAGCCAGGGCATCCACGAGGCCTACGCCAAGCACGACATCGCGCGCCTCACCACCGACATGTACCTGTCCGACCTGCAGCCGGCGATGAAGCCGAGCGACGCGTTCGCCCGCATCGCCCACCGCCAGACCGAACGGGTGGCCATCGACGACCTGGAAGGCCGCATCACCGCCTCACTGGTGACGCCGTACCCGCCGGGCATCCCGCTGCTGATCCCGGGCGAACGCTTCAACAAGAAGATCGTCGACTACCTGCGCTTCGCGCGGGCGTTCAATGCGCAGTTCCCGGGGTTCGACACGGATGTGCACGGGCTGGTGGAGGAGGATGGCGACGCCGAGACGCACTCCTACTACGTCGACTGCGTGCGCGACGACGTTTGA
- a CDS encoding SPFH domain-containing protein has protein sequence MEIALILAVIAAIFIVRTFKIVPQQNAWVVEKLGKYDRTLTPGLKFVMPFVERVAYKHSLKEVPLDVPSQVCITKDNTQLQVDGIIYFQVTDPMRASYGSSNYVFAITQLAQTLLRSVIGKMELDKTFEERDQINSSVVNALDEAASNWGVKVLRYEIKDLTPPAEILRSMQAQITAEREKRALIAASEGRKQEQINIATGEREAFIARSEGQRQAEINAAQGEAAAITTVADATADAIRKIAEAIRHPGGMEAVNLKVAEKAVEAYAQLAKTNNTMIVPGNMTEVSALIGSAMTILKQRTPQ, from the coding sequence ATGGAAATCGCCCTCATCCTCGCGGTCATCGCCGCCATCTTCATCGTCCGCACCTTCAAGATCGTGCCCCAGCAGAACGCCTGGGTCGTCGAGAAGCTCGGCAAGTACGACCGCACCCTCACGCCCGGCCTGAAGTTCGTGATGCCCTTCGTCGAACGCGTGGCGTACAAGCACTCGCTGAAGGAAGTGCCGCTCGACGTGCCCAGCCAGGTCTGCATCACGAAGGACAACACCCAGCTGCAGGTCGACGGCATCATCTACTTCCAGGTGACCGACCCCATGCGCGCGAGCTACGGCTCGAGCAACTACGTCTTCGCCATCACCCAGCTCGCCCAGACCCTGCTGCGCTCGGTCATCGGCAAGATGGAGCTCGACAAGACCTTCGAGGAACGCGACCAGATCAACTCGTCCGTGGTCAACGCGCTGGACGAGGCCGCGTCGAACTGGGGCGTGAAGGTGTTGCGCTACGAGATCAAGGACCTGACCCCGCCCGCCGAGATCCTGCGTTCGATGCAGGCCCAGATCACCGCCGAGCGCGAGAAGCGTGCGCTGATCGCCGCCTCCGAAGGCCGCAAGCAGGAGCAGATCAACATCGCCACCGGCGAACGCGAGGCCTTCATCGCGCGCTCCGAAGGGCAGCGCCAGGCCGAGATCAACGCCGCGCAGGGCGAGGCCGCCGCCATCACCACGGTGGCCGACGCCACGGCCGACGCCATCCGCAAGATCGCCGAGGCCATCCGCCATCCCGGCGGCATGGAGGCCGTGAACCTGAAGGTCGCCGAGAAGGCCGTCGAGGCCTATGCCCAGCTCGCGAAGACCAACAACACGATGATCGTGCCGGGCAACATGACCGAGGTCTCCGCGCTGATCGGCTCGGCCATGACCATCCTCAAGCAGCGCACGCCGCAATAA